Proteins from a genomic interval of Oxyura jamaicensis isolate SHBP4307 breed ruddy duck chromosome 10, BPBGC_Ojam_1.0, whole genome shotgun sequence:
- the LINGO1 gene encoding leucine-rich repeat and immunoglobulin-like domain-containing nogo receptor-interacting protein 1 isoform X1, whose amino-acid sequence MNVLHVLLRPDSDEADRGDAKVPCLASRSSQDFGSVHEREAEERPKPSAPLAPDPPASCLHLTRVRDRMVAGEASMRSPILACWQPILLLMLGSILSGSATGCPPRCECSAQERAVLCHRKRFMVVPEGIPTETRLLDLGKNRIKTLNQDEFANYPHLEELELNENIISAIEPGAFNNLFNLRTLGLRSNRLKLIPLGVFTGLSNLTKLDISENKIVILLDYMFQDLYNLKSLEVGDNDLVYISHRAFSGLNSLEQLTLEKCNLTSIPTEALSHLHGLIVLRLRHLNINAIRDYSFKRLYRLKVLEISHWPYLDTMTSNCLYGLNLTSLSITHCNLTSIPYVSVRHLVYLRFLNLSYNPIVTIEGSMLHDLLRLQEIQLVGGQLTTVEPFAFRGLNYLRILNVSGNLLTTLEESAFHSVGNLETLILDNNPLACDCRLLWVFRRRWRLNFNKQQPTCSTPEFVQGKEFKDFPDVLLPNYFTCRRARIRDRKPQQIFVDEGHTVHFVCRADGDPPPTIMWLSPRKHLISTKTNGRLTVFPDGTLEVRYAQIQDNGTYLCIASNAGGNDTMLAHLHVRSYSPDWPHQPNKTFAFISNQPNESDANSTRATVPFPFDIKTLIIATTMGFISFLGVVLFCLVLLFLWSRGKGNTKHNIEIEYVPRKSDAGISSADAPRKFNMKMI is encoded by the coding sequence GTGAGAGATAGGATGGTAGCTGGGGAGGCGAGTATGCGCAGCCCAATCCTGGCCTGCTGGCAGCCAATTCTCCTCCTGATGCTGGGATCCATCCTGTCCGGTTCTGCCACAGGCTGCCCGCCGCGCTGCGAGTGCTCTGCCCAGGAGCGTGCTGTCCTGTGCCACAGGAAGCGATTCATGGTCGTCCCCGAGGGGATCCCAACCGAGACCAGGCTGCTGGACTTGGGCAAGAACCGCATCAAGACCCTCAACCAGGATGAATTTGCCAACTACCCTcacctggaggagctggagctaaACGAGAACATTATCAGTGCCATTGAACCTGGGGCTTTCAACAACCTCTTCAACCTCAGGACGCTGGGGCTCAGGAGTAACAGACTCAAGCTGATCCCCTTGGGGGTATTTACTGGACTCAGCAACCTTACCAAGCTAGACATTAGTGAGAACAAAATTGTGATCCTCCTGGACTACATGTTCCAGGACTTGTACAACCTGAAGTCTTTGGAGGTGGGGGACAACGACCTTGTCTACATCTCCCACCGGGCCTTCAGCGGCCTCAACAGTCTGGAGCAGCTGACCCTGGAGAAATGCAACCTGACCTCCATCCCCACAGAGGCCCTGTCTCACCTGCACGGCTTGATTGTGCTGCGGCTGCGTCACCTGAACATCAACGCCATCCGGGATTACTCCTTCAAGAGGCTGTACCGGCTTAAGGTCCTCGAGATCTCCCACTGGCCCTACCTGGATACCATGACGTCCAACTGCCTCTATGGGTTGAACTTGACCTCCTTGTCCATCACCCACTGCAACCTGACATCCATCCCGTACGTGTCGGTGAGGCACTTGGTTTACCTCCGGTTCCTGAACCTCTCCTACAACCCCATTGTCACCATCGAGGGCTCCATGCTCCACGacctgctgaggctgcaggagatCCAGCTGGTGGGAGGGCAGCTCACCACGGTCGAGCCCTTTGCCTTCCGTGGCCTCAACTACCTGCGCATCCTGAACGTGTCGGGGAACCTGCTGACCACCCTGGAGGAGTCGGCCTTCCACTCGGTGGGCAACCTGGAGACGCTCATCCTCGACAACAATCCCTTGGCCTGCGACTGTCGGCTGCTGTGGGTTTTCCGGCGGCGATGGAGGCTGAACTTCAACAAGCAGCAGCCCACCTGCTCGACCCCCGAGTTCGTCCAGGGCAAGGAGTTCAAAGACTTCCCTGACGTCCTCCTGCCCAACTACTTCACCTGCCGCCGAGCCCGGATACGAGACCGTAAACCTCAGCAGATCTTCGTGGACGAAGGCCACACGGTCCATTTCGTCTGTCGGGCAGATGGGGACCCACCGCCCACCATCATGTGGCTCTCTCCCCGGAAGCACCTCATCTCTACCAAAACCAACGGGCGGCTCACTGTCTTCCCTGATGGCACGCTGGAGGTGCGCTACGCCCAGATCCAGGACAATGGCACCTACCTATGCATCGCCAGCAACGCGGGTGGCAACGACACCATGCTGGCCCACCTGCACGTGCGCAGCTACTCCCCAGACTGGCCCCACCAACCCAACAAGACCTTCGCGTTCATCTCCAACCAGCCCAACGAGAGCGATGCCAACAGCACACGTGCCACCGTGCCTTTCCCCTTTGACATCAAGACTCTCATCATCGCCACCACCATGggcttcatttctttcctggGCGTCGTGCTCTTCTGTCTGGTGCTCCTCTTCTTGTGGAGCCGGGGAAAAGGCAACACCAAGCACAACATTGAAATCGAGTACGTGCCACGCAAGTCCGACGCGGGCATCAGCTCTGCTGATGCACCGCGCAAGTTCaatatgaaaatgatttaa
- the LINGO1 gene encoding leucine-rich repeat and immunoglobulin-like domain-containing nogo receptor-interacting protein 1 isoform X3 translates to MQVRDRMVAGEASMRSPILACWQPILLLMLGSILSGSATGCPPRCECSAQERAVLCHRKRFMVVPEGIPTETRLLDLGKNRIKTLNQDEFANYPHLEELELNENIISAIEPGAFNNLFNLRTLGLRSNRLKLIPLGVFTGLSNLTKLDISENKIVILLDYMFQDLYNLKSLEVGDNDLVYISHRAFSGLNSLEQLTLEKCNLTSIPTEALSHLHGLIVLRLRHLNINAIRDYSFKRLYRLKVLEISHWPYLDTMTSNCLYGLNLTSLSITHCNLTSIPYVSVRHLVYLRFLNLSYNPIVTIEGSMLHDLLRLQEIQLVGGQLTTVEPFAFRGLNYLRILNVSGNLLTTLEESAFHSVGNLETLILDNNPLACDCRLLWVFRRRWRLNFNKQQPTCSTPEFVQGKEFKDFPDVLLPNYFTCRRARIRDRKPQQIFVDEGHTVHFVCRADGDPPPTIMWLSPRKHLISTKTNGRLTVFPDGTLEVRYAQIQDNGTYLCIASNAGGNDTMLAHLHVRSYSPDWPHQPNKTFAFISNQPNESDANSTRATVPFPFDIKTLIIATTMGFISFLGVVLFCLVLLFLWSRGKGNTKHNIEIEYVPRKSDAGISSADAPRKFNMKMI, encoded by the coding sequence GTGAGAGATAGGATGGTAGCTGGGGAGGCGAGTATGCGCAGCCCAATCCTGGCCTGCTGGCAGCCAATTCTCCTCCTGATGCTGGGATCCATCCTGTCCGGTTCTGCCACAGGCTGCCCGCCGCGCTGCGAGTGCTCTGCCCAGGAGCGTGCTGTCCTGTGCCACAGGAAGCGATTCATGGTCGTCCCCGAGGGGATCCCAACCGAGACCAGGCTGCTGGACTTGGGCAAGAACCGCATCAAGACCCTCAACCAGGATGAATTTGCCAACTACCCTcacctggaggagctggagctaaACGAGAACATTATCAGTGCCATTGAACCTGGGGCTTTCAACAACCTCTTCAACCTCAGGACGCTGGGGCTCAGGAGTAACAGACTCAAGCTGATCCCCTTGGGGGTATTTACTGGACTCAGCAACCTTACCAAGCTAGACATTAGTGAGAACAAAATTGTGATCCTCCTGGACTACATGTTCCAGGACTTGTACAACCTGAAGTCTTTGGAGGTGGGGGACAACGACCTTGTCTACATCTCCCACCGGGCCTTCAGCGGCCTCAACAGTCTGGAGCAGCTGACCCTGGAGAAATGCAACCTGACCTCCATCCCCACAGAGGCCCTGTCTCACCTGCACGGCTTGATTGTGCTGCGGCTGCGTCACCTGAACATCAACGCCATCCGGGATTACTCCTTCAAGAGGCTGTACCGGCTTAAGGTCCTCGAGATCTCCCACTGGCCCTACCTGGATACCATGACGTCCAACTGCCTCTATGGGTTGAACTTGACCTCCTTGTCCATCACCCACTGCAACCTGACATCCATCCCGTACGTGTCGGTGAGGCACTTGGTTTACCTCCGGTTCCTGAACCTCTCCTACAACCCCATTGTCACCATCGAGGGCTCCATGCTCCACGacctgctgaggctgcaggagatCCAGCTGGTGGGAGGGCAGCTCACCACGGTCGAGCCCTTTGCCTTCCGTGGCCTCAACTACCTGCGCATCCTGAACGTGTCGGGGAACCTGCTGACCACCCTGGAGGAGTCGGCCTTCCACTCGGTGGGCAACCTGGAGACGCTCATCCTCGACAACAATCCCTTGGCCTGCGACTGTCGGCTGCTGTGGGTTTTCCGGCGGCGATGGAGGCTGAACTTCAACAAGCAGCAGCCCACCTGCTCGACCCCCGAGTTCGTCCAGGGCAAGGAGTTCAAAGACTTCCCTGACGTCCTCCTGCCCAACTACTTCACCTGCCGCCGAGCCCGGATACGAGACCGTAAACCTCAGCAGATCTTCGTGGACGAAGGCCACACGGTCCATTTCGTCTGTCGGGCAGATGGGGACCCACCGCCCACCATCATGTGGCTCTCTCCCCGGAAGCACCTCATCTCTACCAAAACCAACGGGCGGCTCACTGTCTTCCCTGATGGCACGCTGGAGGTGCGCTACGCCCAGATCCAGGACAATGGCACCTACCTATGCATCGCCAGCAACGCGGGTGGCAACGACACCATGCTGGCCCACCTGCACGTGCGCAGCTACTCCCCAGACTGGCCCCACCAACCCAACAAGACCTTCGCGTTCATCTCCAACCAGCCCAACGAGAGCGATGCCAACAGCACACGTGCCACCGTGCCTTTCCCCTTTGACATCAAGACTCTCATCATCGCCACCACCATGggcttcatttctttcctggGCGTCGTGCTCTTCTGTCTGGTGCTCCTCTTCTTGTGGAGCCGGGGAAAAGGCAACACCAAGCACAACATTGAAATCGAGTACGTGCCACGCAAGTCCGACGCGGGCATCAGCTCTGCTGATGCACCGCGCAAGTTCaatatgaaaatgatttaa
- the LINGO1 gene encoding leucine-rich repeat and immunoglobulin-like domain-containing nogo receptor-interacting protein 1 isoform X2 translates to MLEEAAPLPGTEARRTSPGQGALPAPSREPWGAVWPRGAAPRRRQPPGLQVRDRMVAGEASMRSPILACWQPILLLMLGSILSGSATGCPPRCECSAQERAVLCHRKRFMVVPEGIPTETRLLDLGKNRIKTLNQDEFANYPHLEELELNENIISAIEPGAFNNLFNLRTLGLRSNRLKLIPLGVFTGLSNLTKLDISENKIVILLDYMFQDLYNLKSLEVGDNDLVYISHRAFSGLNSLEQLTLEKCNLTSIPTEALSHLHGLIVLRLRHLNINAIRDYSFKRLYRLKVLEISHWPYLDTMTSNCLYGLNLTSLSITHCNLTSIPYVSVRHLVYLRFLNLSYNPIVTIEGSMLHDLLRLQEIQLVGGQLTTVEPFAFRGLNYLRILNVSGNLLTTLEESAFHSVGNLETLILDNNPLACDCRLLWVFRRRWRLNFNKQQPTCSTPEFVQGKEFKDFPDVLLPNYFTCRRARIRDRKPQQIFVDEGHTVHFVCRADGDPPPTIMWLSPRKHLISTKTNGRLTVFPDGTLEVRYAQIQDNGTYLCIASNAGGNDTMLAHLHVRSYSPDWPHQPNKTFAFISNQPNESDANSTRATVPFPFDIKTLIIATTMGFISFLGVVLFCLVLLFLWSRGKGNTKHNIEIEYVPRKSDAGISSADAPRKFNMKMI, encoded by the coding sequence GTGAGAGATAGGATGGTAGCTGGGGAGGCGAGTATGCGCAGCCCAATCCTGGCCTGCTGGCAGCCAATTCTCCTCCTGATGCTGGGATCCATCCTGTCCGGTTCTGCCACAGGCTGCCCGCCGCGCTGCGAGTGCTCTGCCCAGGAGCGTGCTGTCCTGTGCCACAGGAAGCGATTCATGGTCGTCCCCGAGGGGATCCCAACCGAGACCAGGCTGCTGGACTTGGGCAAGAACCGCATCAAGACCCTCAACCAGGATGAATTTGCCAACTACCCTcacctggaggagctggagctaaACGAGAACATTATCAGTGCCATTGAACCTGGGGCTTTCAACAACCTCTTCAACCTCAGGACGCTGGGGCTCAGGAGTAACAGACTCAAGCTGATCCCCTTGGGGGTATTTACTGGACTCAGCAACCTTACCAAGCTAGACATTAGTGAGAACAAAATTGTGATCCTCCTGGACTACATGTTCCAGGACTTGTACAACCTGAAGTCTTTGGAGGTGGGGGACAACGACCTTGTCTACATCTCCCACCGGGCCTTCAGCGGCCTCAACAGTCTGGAGCAGCTGACCCTGGAGAAATGCAACCTGACCTCCATCCCCACAGAGGCCCTGTCTCACCTGCACGGCTTGATTGTGCTGCGGCTGCGTCACCTGAACATCAACGCCATCCGGGATTACTCCTTCAAGAGGCTGTACCGGCTTAAGGTCCTCGAGATCTCCCACTGGCCCTACCTGGATACCATGACGTCCAACTGCCTCTATGGGTTGAACTTGACCTCCTTGTCCATCACCCACTGCAACCTGACATCCATCCCGTACGTGTCGGTGAGGCACTTGGTTTACCTCCGGTTCCTGAACCTCTCCTACAACCCCATTGTCACCATCGAGGGCTCCATGCTCCACGacctgctgaggctgcaggagatCCAGCTGGTGGGAGGGCAGCTCACCACGGTCGAGCCCTTTGCCTTCCGTGGCCTCAACTACCTGCGCATCCTGAACGTGTCGGGGAACCTGCTGACCACCCTGGAGGAGTCGGCCTTCCACTCGGTGGGCAACCTGGAGACGCTCATCCTCGACAACAATCCCTTGGCCTGCGACTGTCGGCTGCTGTGGGTTTTCCGGCGGCGATGGAGGCTGAACTTCAACAAGCAGCAGCCCACCTGCTCGACCCCCGAGTTCGTCCAGGGCAAGGAGTTCAAAGACTTCCCTGACGTCCTCCTGCCCAACTACTTCACCTGCCGCCGAGCCCGGATACGAGACCGTAAACCTCAGCAGATCTTCGTGGACGAAGGCCACACGGTCCATTTCGTCTGTCGGGCAGATGGGGACCCACCGCCCACCATCATGTGGCTCTCTCCCCGGAAGCACCTCATCTCTACCAAAACCAACGGGCGGCTCACTGTCTTCCCTGATGGCACGCTGGAGGTGCGCTACGCCCAGATCCAGGACAATGGCACCTACCTATGCATCGCCAGCAACGCGGGTGGCAACGACACCATGCTGGCCCACCTGCACGTGCGCAGCTACTCCCCAGACTGGCCCCACCAACCCAACAAGACCTTCGCGTTCATCTCCAACCAGCCCAACGAGAGCGATGCCAACAGCACACGTGCCACCGTGCCTTTCCCCTTTGACATCAAGACTCTCATCATCGCCACCACCATGggcttcatttctttcctggGCGTCGTGCTCTTCTGTCTGGTGCTCCTCTTCTTGTGGAGCCGGGGAAAAGGCAACACCAAGCACAACATTGAAATCGAGTACGTGCCACGCAAGTCCGACGCGGGCATCAGCTCTGCTGATGCACCGCGCAAGTTCaatatgaaaatgatttaa
- the LINGO1 gene encoding leucine-rich repeat and immunoglobulin-like domain-containing nogo receptor-interacting protein 1 isoform X4 produces MVAGEASMRSPILACWQPILLLMLGSILSGSATGCPPRCECSAQERAVLCHRKRFMVVPEGIPTETRLLDLGKNRIKTLNQDEFANYPHLEELELNENIISAIEPGAFNNLFNLRTLGLRSNRLKLIPLGVFTGLSNLTKLDISENKIVILLDYMFQDLYNLKSLEVGDNDLVYISHRAFSGLNSLEQLTLEKCNLTSIPTEALSHLHGLIVLRLRHLNINAIRDYSFKRLYRLKVLEISHWPYLDTMTSNCLYGLNLTSLSITHCNLTSIPYVSVRHLVYLRFLNLSYNPIVTIEGSMLHDLLRLQEIQLVGGQLTTVEPFAFRGLNYLRILNVSGNLLTTLEESAFHSVGNLETLILDNNPLACDCRLLWVFRRRWRLNFNKQQPTCSTPEFVQGKEFKDFPDVLLPNYFTCRRARIRDRKPQQIFVDEGHTVHFVCRADGDPPPTIMWLSPRKHLISTKTNGRLTVFPDGTLEVRYAQIQDNGTYLCIASNAGGNDTMLAHLHVRSYSPDWPHQPNKTFAFISNQPNESDANSTRATVPFPFDIKTLIIATTMGFISFLGVVLFCLVLLFLWSRGKGNTKHNIEIEYVPRKSDAGISSADAPRKFNMKMI; encoded by the coding sequence ATGGTAGCTGGGGAGGCGAGTATGCGCAGCCCAATCCTGGCCTGCTGGCAGCCAATTCTCCTCCTGATGCTGGGATCCATCCTGTCCGGTTCTGCCACAGGCTGCCCGCCGCGCTGCGAGTGCTCTGCCCAGGAGCGTGCTGTCCTGTGCCACAGGAAGCGATTCATGGTCGTCCCCGAGGGGATCCCAACCGAGACCAGGCTGCTGGACTTGGGCAAGAACCGCATCAAGACCCTCAACCAGGATGAATTTGCCAACTACCCTcacctggaggagctggagctaaACGAGAACATTATCAGTGCCATTGAACCTGGGGCTTTCAACAACCTCTTCAACCTCAGGACGCTGGGGCTCAGGAGTAACAGACTCAAGCTGATCCCCTTGGGGGTATTTACTGGACTCAGCAACCTTACCAAGCTAGACATTAGTGAGAACAAAATTGTGATCCTCCTGGACTACATGTTCCAGGACTTGTACAACCTGAAGTCTTTGGAGGTGGGGGACAACGACCTTGTCTACATCTCCCACCGGGCCTTCAGCGGCCTCAACAGTCTGGAGCAGCTGACCCTGGAGAAATGCAACCTGACCTCCATCCCCACAGAGGCCCTGTCTCACCTGCACGGCTTGATTGTGCTGCGGCTGCGTCACCTGAACATCAACGCCATCCGGGATTACTCCTTCAAGAGGCTGTACCGGCTTAAGGTCCTCGAGATCTCCCACTGGCCCTACCTGGATACCATGACGTCCAACTGCCTCTATGGGTTGAACTTGACCTCCTTGTCCATCACCCACTGCAACCTGACATCCATCCCGTACGTGTCGGTGAGGCACTTGGTTTACCTCCGGTTCCTGAACCTCTCCTACAACCCCATTGTCACCATCGAGGGCTCCATGCTCCACGacctgctgaggctgcaggagatCCAGCTGGTGGGAGGGCAGCTCACCACGGTCGAGCCCTTTGCCTTCCGTGGCCTCAACTACCTGCGCATCCTGAACGTGTCGGGGAACCTGCTGACCACCCTGGAGGAGTCGGCCTTCCACTCGGTGGGCAACCTGGAGACGCTCATCCTCGACAACAATCCCTTGGCCTGCGACTGTCGGCTGCTGTGGGTTTTCCGGCGGCGATGGAGGCTGAACTTCAACAAGCAGCAGCCCACCTGCTCGACCCCCGAGTTCGTCCAGGGCAAGGAGTTCAAAGACTTCCCTGACGTCCTCCTGCCCAACTACTTCACCTGCCGCCGAGCCCGGATACGAGACCGTAAACCTCAGCAGATCTTCGTGGACGAAGGCCACACGGTCCATTTCGTCTGTCGGGCAGATGGGGACCCACCGCCCACCATCATGTGGCTCTCTCCCCGGAAGCACCTCATCTCTACCAAAACCAACGGGCGGCTCACTGTCTTCCCTGATGGCACGCTGGAGGTGCGCTACGCCCAGATCCAGGACAATGGCACCTACCTATGCATCGCCAGCAACGCGGGTGGCAACGACACCATGCTGGCCCACCTGCACGTGCGCAGCTACTCCCCAGACTGGCCCCACCAACCCAACAAGACCTTCGCGTTCATCTCCAACCAGCCCAACGAGAGCGATGCCAACAGCACACGTGCCACCGTGCCTTTCCCCTTTGACATCAAGACTCTCATCATCGCCACCACCATGggcttcatttctttcctggGCGTCGTGCTCTTCTGTCTGGTGCTCCTCTTCTTGTGGAGCCGGGGAAAAGGCAACACCAAGCACAACATTGAAATCGAGTACGTGCCACGCAAGTCCGACGCGGGCATCAGCTCTGCTGATGCACCGCGCAAGTTCaatatgaaaatgatttaa